One window of the Marinilactibacillus sp. Marseille-P9653 genome contains the following:
- a CDS encoding substrate-binding domain-containing protein, which yields MKPKYASKWIMALSATALLAACGDGGSDTGTDETDSTETTDETATSDFDTSNTMNVVVREDGSGTRDAFNEITGVLSEDGNTDNTYQAATIQNGTNGVITTVSGDTNGIGYISIGSMSDQVKGVNVDGAAPTDEEIVDGNYAISRPFNMAYGEDLSPVAQEFWDFIFSAEGQDVVEESGYIKVDQEAPAYEEAEGIEGTISLAGSTSVSPVAEALSESFTAMYPDVSFDISATGSSAGVTAAQDGTADIGMASREITDEEGATISHEAIALDGIAVIVNTENPLEDLTLDQVQQIFTGEVTTWEDVMN from the coding sequence ATGAAACCTAAGTACGCATCGAAATGGATTATGGCACTTAGTGCAACAGCATTATTAGCAGCATGTGGAGACGGTGGATCTGATACTGGAACTGACGAAACTGATTCTACAGAAACTACTGATGAAACAGCAACAAGTGACTTTGATACTTCAAATACAATGAACGTTGTTGTACGTGAAGATGGTTCTGGTACACGTGATGCTTTCAACGAAATCACAGGAGTATTATCTGAAGATGGCAACACTGATAATACGTATCAAGCAGCAACAATCCAAAACGGTACGAACGGAGTTATTACAACAGTTTCAGGTGATACTAATGGTATTGGGTACATCTCAATTGGTTCAATGAGTGACCAAGTAAAAGGTGTAAACGTTGATGGAGCTGCTCCAACTGATGAAGAGATTGTTGATGGAAACTATGCAATTTCTCGTCCATTCAATATGGCATACGGGGAAGACTTATCTCCAGTAGCGCAAGAATTCTGGGATTTCATTTTCTCAGCTGAAGGACAAGACGTTGTTGAAGAATCAGGTTACATCAAAGTAGATCAAGAAGCGCCTGCTTACGAAGAAGCTGAAGGTATCGAAGGTACAATCAGTCTTGCTGGTTCTACTTCAGTATCACCTGTAGCAGAAGCACTATCTGAATCATTTACTGCTATGTACCCAGATGTGTCATTTGATATTTCAGCAACTGGTTCAAGTGCTGGTGTAACAGCAGCTCAAGACGGAACAGCTGATATCGGAATGGCTTCTCGTGAAATTACTGATGAAGAAGGTGCAACAATTTCTCACGAAGCAATCGCTTTGGACGGAATTGCGGTAATTGTAAATACTGAAAATCCACTTGAAGATTTAACTTTAGACCAAGTTCAACAAATCTTTACTGGTGAAGTAACAACTTGGGAAGACGTCATGAACTAA
- a CDS encoding DASS family sodium-coupled anion symporter has translation MIDTKKIGLIFGPLMFSVLYFLPNLTGLEDSPRAVLGVTAWVAIWWITEALPIPATSLLPIFLLPLTGGADQATAAAAYGNPIVFMYMGGFTIAIAIEKWNLHKRIAMTIISILGTSSDRIILGVGLATAFLSMWISNAATALMMLPIAIALISEIREKNFFDTESMQNFSKGLLLMVAYSASIGGLATIVGSVPNAAFVAIASTMLDQDVTFSDWFLFGIVITIVLMIALYFYITKIKFKVKQVGKISSDFAKQQLADLGPMSLEEKLVLTVFTLIGLLWIFGGFLPFDLSDTTISIFGATLLFLIPSSKGGRLLDWIDMKHLSWGLLLLFGGGLSLAAAFESSGLTLWFGEILSNLDQFNYFVILIILTTTVLFMTEIMSNTAVSNMLMPISVGLAAGIGVAPYGIMAVVALASSCAFMLPISTPPNAAVFSTNELKIEDMVKAGFWMNIVSIVVIVLAVYFLQPILLDF, from the coding sequence ATGATCGATACGAAAAAAATAGGGCTGATTTTTGGTCCACTAATGTTTTCAGTGTTATATTTTTTACCAAACCTTACCGGATTAGAGGATTCACCCAGAGCTGTATTAGGGGTAACGGCTTGGGTAGCCATCTGGTGGATCACGGAAGCTTTACCGATACCAGCGACTTCTTTGTTACCGATTTTCCTGCTACCATTAACGGGTGGAGCAGATCAAGCGACTGCAGCAGCAGCTTACGGAAATCCAATCGTCTTTATGTATATGGGCGGATTCACAATCGCCATCGCCATTGAAAAATGGAATCTACATAAAAGAATTGCAATGACGATCATTTCGATCTTAGGAACAAGTAGTGACCGAATCATTTTAGGCGTTGGTTTAGCAACAGCATTCTTATCAATGTGGATTTCTAATGCCGCAACGGCCTTGATGATGTTACCGATAGCAATTGCCTTGATTTCAGAAATCAGAGAAAAGAACTTCTTTGATACAGAATCCATGCAGAACTTTTCTAAAGGCTTACTCTTAATGGTCGCTTATTCTGCTTCGATAGGCGGACTAGCAACAATCGTCGGCTCTGTACCGAACGCAGCTTTCGTGGCCATTGCTTCAACGATGTTAGATCAGGACGTGACATTTTCGGACTGGTTTTTATTCGGTATCGTAATCACAATTGTATTGATGATTGCTTTGTACTTTTACATTACAAAAATCAAATTCAAAGTGAAACAAGTAGGGAAAATCTCTTCTGATTTTGCAAAACAGCAGTTAGCTGATTTAGGACCGATGTCATTAGAAGAAAAACTGGTTTTGACTGTCTTTACATTGATTGGATTATTGTGGATTTTTGGCGGATTTCTTCCTTTCGACCTATCAGATACGACCATCTCCATCTTTGGAGCGACTCTACTGTTTTTGATTCCAAGCTCAAAAGGCGGAAGATTACTGGACTGGATCGATATGAAACATTTATCTTGGGGACTGCTTTTATTGTTTGGAGGAGGTCTTTCTCTAGCAGCGGCTTTTGAATCTTCTGGACTGACTTTATGGTTTGGAGAAATTTTATCTAATCTTGATCAATTCAATTACTTTGTTATCCTAATTATTTTGACAACGACCGTCTTGTTTATGACGGAAATTATGTCCAATACAGCCGTTTCCAATATGCTGATGCCAATTAGCGTGGGCCTCGCGGCAGGTATTGGAGTTGCCCCGTATGGCATTATGGCTGTTGTAGCGTTAGCCTCTTCTTGTGCCTTTATGCTACCCATCTCAACCCCACCTAATGCCGCTGTATTCAGTACAAATGAATTGAAAATAGAAGATATGGTAAAAGCCGGATTCTGGATGAACATCGTCAGTATCGTCGTCATCGTATTGGCCGTTTATTTTCTACAACCGATTTTGCTGGACTTCTAA
- a CDS encoding 2-hydroxymuconate tautomerase: MPIVHVEMIEGRSDEQKKHLVEDIVKAVETHTGAQKDAITVIIDDIKKTNIATKGQYQG; the protein is encoded by the coding sequence ATGCCAATCGTTCACGTAGAAATGATTGAAGGACGTTCTGACGAGCAGAAAAAGCACTTGGTGGAAGATATCGTCAAAGCAGTAGAAACGCACACAGGTGCCCAAAAAGATGCGATCACAGTCATCATTGATGATATTAAAAAAACAAATATTGCCACTAAAGGACAATATCAAGGATAA
- a CDS encoding MetQ/NlpA family ABC transporter substrate-binding protein, protein MTNSLWKKVLVSAGALALLSACGNGSDDSANEGTGDTTTNTAEETTIKIGATNTPHAEILEFVKPTLAEEGIDLDIITYTDYPLINQALDGGDLDANYFQHVPYFDADVEQFGYDFVNAGGIHIEPIAAYSQSIDQLEDLPEGAEVLVSSNASDYGRILEILQDHDLIKVDESVNITDATFDDIVENERNLDFQYDYAPDLMVQLYDNNEGDVVFINSNFAVDNDLNPVEDSIAIQGEDSPYANIIAVRSEDAENEAIIKLVDELHSQETQDFILETWGGSVVPVSK, encoded by the coding sequence ATGACAAATTCATTATGGAAAAAAGTATTAGTATCAGCAGGAGCGCTTGCACTATTAAGTGCCTGCGGAAACGGATCAGATGATTCAGCAAATGAAGGTACAGGTGACACAACAACAAACACAGCAGAAGAAACAACTATCAAAATCGGTGCAACAAATACACCGCACGCTGAGATTTTAGAATTCGTTAAACCAACACTTGCAGAAGAAGGTATTGATTTAGATATTATTACCTATACGGATTATCCATTAATCAACCAGGCTCTAGATGGTGGAGATTTGGACGCAAACTACTTCCAGCACGTGCCTTACTTTGATGCAGATGTAGAACAATTCGGCTATGACTTTGTTAATGCGGGTGGGATCCATATTGAACCAATCGCGGCTTATTCACAATCTATTGATCAATTAGAAGATCTTCCAGAAGGTGCTGAAGTTTTGGTCAGTAGTAATGCATCTGATTATGGCCGTATCCTTGAAATTCTTCAAGACCACGATCTAATCAAAGTTGATGAAAGTGTGAATATCACAGATGCAACATTTGATGATATCGTTGAAAATGAACGTAACCTTGACTTCCAGTATGATTATGCACCAGACTTGATGGTTCAACTTTATGATAACAACGAAGGAGATGTTGTCTTTATCAACTCGAACTTCGCGGTAGATAATGACTTGAATCCTGTAGAAGATTCTATCGCGATTCAAGGAGAAGATTCTCCGTATGCGAATATTATTGCTGTTCGTTCAGAAGATGCTGAAAACGAAGCCATCATTAAGCTAGTTGACGAATTGCACAGTCAAGAAACACAAGACTTCATTCTAGAGACTTGGGGCGGTTCAGTTGTACCGGTCTCCAAATAA
- a CDS encoding methionine ABC transporter permease, whose product MRRQQSLLEVFQSYTNWEDVDLTKLWENTQDTLYMTFASLVAVFIIGLVLGLLLYETSRRDDGFAKIVYYITTFLVNVFRSIPFIILIVLLIPFTRVLLGTITGPTAGLPALIFSAAPFYARLVETGFREVDKGVVEAAEAMGASKLGIIGKVLIPESLPSLVSGITVTAISLVGFSAIAGIIGAGGLGNMAYLDGFQRGRNTVVLVATITIVLIVFILQAIGDIAVKRIDKR is encoded by the coding sequence ATGCGTAGACAACAAAGCCTACTAGAAGTATTTCAGTCTTATACAAACTGGGAAGATGTTGATTTAACAAAACTGTGGGAAAATACTCAAGACACCTTGTATATGACGTTCGCATCTTTGGTTGCTGTTTTCATTATTGGCTTAGTTCTAGGTTTGCTATTATATGAAACAAGCCGTAGAGATGATGGGTTTGCAAAAATCGTTTACTATATAACCACGTTTTTAGTGAACGTCTTCCGGTCCATTCCCTTTATCATCTTGATTGTTTTACTAATTCCATTTACTCGAGTGCTGCTGGGGACAATAACCGGTCCAACGGCGGGGCTACCGGCTTTGATTTTTTCAGCCGCACCTTTTTATGCCAGATTAGTTGAAACAGGATTTAGAGAAGTGGATAAAGGTGTCGTTGAAGCAGCAGAAGCAATGGGCGCGAGCAAACTAGGCATTATCGGTAAAGTACTGATCCCAGAAAGTTTGCCATCACTTGTATCAGGGATTACCGTTACAGCGATTTCTCTTGTAGGTTTCTCAGCTATTGCCGGAATCATTGGTGCAGGTGGTTTAGGTAATATGGCTTATCTGGACGGATTTCAAAGAGGACGAAACACAGTGGTTCTCGTCGCAACGATCACAATCGTACTCATTGTATTTATTCTACAAGCGATTGGAGATATTGCCGTCAAGAGAATCGATAAAAGATAA
- a CDS encoding methionine ABC transporter ATP-binding protein has product MIELKQINKVYKTKQDDVVALDNVNIAIQDGEIYGIVGYSGAGKSTLLRLLNGLEKPTSGEVSLAGKALNTLKNATLRKERQKIGMIFQHFNLLWSRTVLENIMFPLEIAKVPKAKRVDRAKELIRLVGLEGREEAYPSQLSGGQKQRVGIARALANDPTVLLCDEATSALDPKTTEDVLELLLDINRKLNLTIVLITHEMQVIRRICDRVAVMSKGEVVEEGKVSNVFRNPEQEITKQFIRQDTTADSEDVITILHELARKYPEGKIARLVFSGEEVRSPFISKISRSCNVDINIIQGNIQESQEDTVGSLYVQVTGRPEDVEAGLKQIQEHHIEIEVIDYA; this is encoded by the coding sequence GTGATCGAATTAAAGCAGATCAATAAAGTATACAAAACAAAACAAGATGACGTGGTTGCGCTAGACAACGTTAATATCGCAATTCAAGATGGCGAGATCTATGGTATCGTAGGCTACTCTGGTGCAGGGAAAAGTACTTTGCTACGATTACTGAATGGATTAGAAAAACCAACATCAGGTGAAGTATCTCTTGCTGGAAAAGCCTTAAACACCTTAAAAAATGCAACGCTGAGAAAAGAAAGACAGAAGATTGGGATGATTTTTCAGCACTTCAACCTACTTTGGAGTAGAACAGTCTTAGAAAACATAATGTTTCCGCTAGAAATCGCAAAGGTACCTAAAGCAAAGCGGGTTGATAGAGCGAAAGAACTGATCCGTTTAGTTGGACTGGAAGGCAGAGAAGAAGCGTATCCATCACAACTGTCAGGTGGACAAAAACAGCGAGTCGGTATTGCTAGAGCACTTGCTAATGATCCAACGGTCCTCTTATGTGATGAAGCAACCAGTGCCTTAGATCCTAAAACAACGGAAGATGTTCTTGAGCTATTATTAGACATCAATCGTAAGTTGAATCTGACCATCGTCTTAATTACACATGAGATGCAAGTGATTAGAAGAATCTGTGATCGTGTAGCTGTCATGAGTAAAGGTGAAGTCGTTGAAGAAGGAAAAGTCTCTAACGTATTCAGAAATCCAGAACAAGAAATCACGAAACAATTTATTCGCCAAGATACAACAGCCGATTCAGAAGATGTGATTACCATTCTTCATGAATTAGCTAGAAAATATCCAGAAGGCAAAATTGCTAGACTGGTTTTCTCAGGGGAAGAAGTGAGAAGTCCGTTTATCTCAAAAATTTCTCGTTCCTGTAATGTTGATATTAATATCATTCAAGGAAATATCCAGGAATCGCAGGAAGATACAGTCGGTTCGCTTTACGTACAAGTGACGGGTCGACCTGAAGATGTTGAAGCAGGGTTAAAACAGATTCAAGAACATCATATTGAAATTGAGGTGATCGACTATGCGTAG
- a CDS encoding glycine cleavage system protein H encodes MTVKYHESGVWIEKITDNYRIGLSEKGQDDIGEVMFVELPEEGTELKAGDVLLGVEGAKAVTELTIPISGTVTAVHKEVEDEPELLNSANKTENWIVELASSDHDTVSTLSDKVWGNEN; translated from the coding sequence ATGACGGTAAAATATCACGAGTCTGGTGTGTGGATCGAAAAAATAACGGATAACTATAGAATTGGACTATCAGAAAAAGGGCAAGACGATATTGGAGAAGTTATGTTTGTGGAATTGCCGGAAGAAGGCACGGAGCTTAAAGCTGGAGACGTACTACTAGGTGTTGAGGGTGCTAAAGCCGTAACGGAGCTGACCATTCCTATCAGTGGAACCGTAACAGCTGTTCACAAAGAAGTGGAAGATGAACCAGAATTATTGAATTCAGCGAACAAGACAGAGAATTGGATCGTAGAATTGGCAAGCTCAGATCACGATACAGTCAGTACGCTTTCAGATAAAGTATGGGGAAACGAAAATTAA
- a CDS encoding Spx/MgsR family RNA polymerase-binding regulatory protein has protein sequence MKFYCHPTCTTCKKAQKWLDERSIAYEWINLKETSLSKEEWIELLEKTDRPIKQFFNTSGQVYREMNLKERVPNLTIQEAADLLSQDGMLVKRPLAFDQYNLTVGFKEAEYETVWEKEKESQK, from the coding sequence ATGAAATTTTATTGCCATCCGACATGTACAACGTGTAAAAAAGCCCAGAAGTGGCTGGACGAAAGATCGATCGCATATGAGTGGATCAATCTAAAAGAGACATCCTTATCAAAAGAGGAATGGATTGAATTACTTGAAAAAACAGATCGTCCGATCAAACAGTTTTTCAATACAAGCGGACAAGTTTACAGAGAAATGAACCTAAAAGAAAGAGTCCCCAATCTGACAATTCAAGAAGCGGCAGATTTGTTGTCCCAAGATGGCATGCTAGTCAAGCGACCGTTAGCTTTTGATCAATATAATCTAACAGTTGGATTTAAAGAAGCAGAGTATGAAACAGTGTGGGAAAAAGAAAAGGAGAGTCAAAAATGA
- a CDS encoding YihY/virulence factor BrkB family protein: MEKVEKFEDKIPHKKKLIRLINIFQSNWERADINQSAAGMAYFLLLSLLPVLLVIANVIPLLPVATADILEFVSEVIPQDIFNVLEPTLASYLESGSGGVISIGLLGAIWSASKVINILRKVLNDVYGATMENNFIIARVISVFVMVAILVVIGLAVFLFVFGEQILNIVQDFVGLQLPFIDAFLILRYVVLIAILFIVFLIVFRFIPNHNLTMKYSFPGAIFSTVGWLVLVQGFSLYLNVAGGDAVANATFGAFIALMLFLYLSSIIILLGGLLNTIIFEWKNGKSVPDYESDLRREEQISDSEWTGYPDEEDTVILKKVIYKVNRLKEDELETIKQDGDEAKMDG; encoded by the coding sequence ATGGAAAAAGTAGAAAAATTCGAGGACAAGATCCCTCATAAGAAAAAACTAATTCGACTGATTAATATCTTTCAGTCCAATTGGGAACGAGCAGATATCAATCAAAGTGCGGCCGGAATGGCGTATTTCCTTTTACTATCTCTGTTGCCGGTACTATTGGTAATCGCAAACGTGATCCCATTACTACCAGTGGCGACGGCAGATATTTTGGAGTTTGTGTCAGAAGTGATTCCTCAAGATATCTTTAATGTACTTGAACCGACACTCGCGAGTTACTTAGAAAGCGGTAGTGGAGGCGTAATATCCATTGGTTTGTTAGGTGCAATCTGGTCAGCCAGTAAAGTGATCAACATCCTCAGAAAAGTATTAAATGATGTATATGGTGCAACGATGGAAAATAACTTTATTATTGCACGTGTTATCTCAGTATTCGTGATGGTCGCCATTTTAGTGGTTATCGGCCTCGCAGTATTCTTATTCGTTTTTGGAGAACAAATTCTGAATATCGTACAAGATTTCGTCGGTCTGCAACTACCGTTTATTGATGCCTTTTTAATCTTAAGATATGTTGTTTTAATTGCGATTTTGTTCATTGTATTCTTAATCGTATTTCGGTTTATACCGAATCATAATCTTACGATGAAATATTCTTTCCCTGGTGCAATATTCTCTACAGTTGGTTGGTTAGTCCTTGTCCAAGGGTTCTCACTGTATTTGAACGTTGCAGGTGGAGATGCAGTAGCGAACGCGACTTTTGGAGCATTTATCGCTTTAATGTTGTTCCTTTATCTATCTAGTATCATTATTTTACTTGGTGGACTCTTGAATACGATTATTTTTGAATGGAAAAACGGCAAATCTGTTCCAGATTATGAATCAGACCTTAGAAGAGAAGAACAGATCAGTGATTCAGAGTGGACAGGTTATCCTGATGAAGAAGATACAGTAATTTTGAAAAAAGTCATTTACAAAGTAAATCGGTTAAAAGAAGACGAGCTTGAGACCATTAAGCAAGACGGTGATGAAGCGAAAATGGATGGTTAG
- a CDS encoding DUF2969 family protein, with protein MSNRNKNIEVEIKETANQSDTLTELEVLVKNKVIGTVRQAQDEQAMIWYKSDKEMTAKTVEEGIQMIISEYNLHDQ; from the coding sequence ATGTCTAATCGTAATAAAAACATTGAAGTCGAAATCAAAGAAACCGCTAATCAGTCAGATACTTTGACTGAACTTGAAGTTTTAGTAAAAAACAAAGTGATCGGTACAGTTCGTCAAGCTCAAGATGAGCAAGCGATGATTTGGTACAAATCGGATAAAGAAATGACTGCAAAAACGGTTGAAGAAGGTATTCAGATGATTATTTCTGAATATAACTTACACGACCAGTAA
- a CDS encoding Na/Pi cotransporter family protein yields the protein MDIQQIIFQFVGGLGIFLFGLKYMGDGLQRTAGDNLRDILNKFTSTPFRAVLAGIVVTVLIQSSSGTTVLTVGLVSAGFMKLKQAIGIVMGANIGTTITAFIIGFDIGAYALPIIAIGALLLFFFKRPFVNSMGQVIFGFGALFYGLELMGEGLAPLEDLQVFTDAMVTLSNNPILGVVSGTLFTFMLQSSSATIGILQELYSHGSITLEAALPVLFGSNIGTTITAILAAIGASVAAKRTSASHVIFNLTGTIIILILLNPFTSLVSYLSVHLGLNAAMQIAFAHGMFNVFNVLVQMWFISQIAAIVTKIVPGDDALIEYDSSHLDYSLIQTAPSIALNQAKLEIEQMGEFVVEEFNSMFKYYKKQDEKSRTDTLQLEEVVNKIDVHLTEYLMLISVEDLPLQNSAEHAQLVDVTKYLERIGDHSENIIKNIQEAVKANKKHNKNYNKEDKVFFDEDLVRLFELVEENIKDAITSFSTDSYSLAGKVLKREKEVNKLEDDIRSKFIERLNKGIGLPSDGILFVDIVSNLERMSDHSTKIVKHTLGMRYPFQKQSKVPKHGYIKEVTDGTEIS from the coding sequence GTGGATATACAACAAATCATTTTTCAGTTCGTTGGTGGACTAGGCATTTTCCTTTTCGGTTTGAAATATATGGGAGACGGTCTTCAAAGAACAGCTGGAGATAATTTGCGAGATATTTTGAATAAATTTACATCTACACCGTTTCGAGCAGTTCTAGCTGGAATCGTTGTGACCGTACTGATTCAAAGTAGTAGTGGGACAACTGTTTTAACTGTAGGACTCGTAAGTGCTGGCTTTATGAAATTAAAGCAAGCGATTGGAATCGTTATGGGTGCCAACATTGGTACAACCATTACGGCATTCATTATTGGATTTGATATTGGAGCTTACGCTTTGCCAATTATAGCTATTGGAGCCTTATTGTTGTTTTTTTTCAAACGTCCATTTGTGAATAGCATGGGACAAGTTATATTTGGATTTGGGGCATTATTTTATGGTCTCGAGTTAATGGGAGAAGGTTTAGCACCTCTTGAAGACCTTCAAGTATTTACGGATGCAATGGTCACATTATCTAACAATCCCATTCTTGGTGTGGTATCAGGAACTTTATTCACCTTTATGCTTCAAAGTTCGTCTGCAACGATTGGGATTTTACAAGAACTTTATAGCCACGGAAGTATTACACTTGAAGCAGCTCTACCCGTTTTATTCGGAAGTAATATCGGAACAACCATCACAGCGATCCTTGCTGCAATAGGGGCAAGTGTAGCGGCTAAACGTACGTCAGCATCTCACGTGATTTTCAACTTAACGGGAACTATTATTATATTGATTCTTTTAAATCCATTTACAAGTCTGGTTAGTTATTTATCCGTTCATTTGGGACTGAATGCAGCTATGCAAATTGCTTTTGCTCATGGAATGTTCAATGTCTTTAACGTACTTGTGCAAATGTGGTTTATCAGTCAAATCGCTGCCATCGTTACAAAGATCGTACCTGGAGACGATGCACTGATTGAATACGATTCTTCACATTTAGATTATTCTCTTATTCAGACAGCACCTTCCATTGCTTTGAATCAAGCTAAACTCGAAATCGAGCAGATGGGTGAGTTTGTAGTGGAAGAATTCAACTCAATGTTCAAGTATTATAAAAAACAAGATGAAAAAAGTCGGACAGATACACTCCAACTAGAAGAAGTCGTTAATAAGATTGATGTCCACTTAACAGAGTATTTAATGTTGATTTCAGTGGAAGATCTTCCGTTACAAAACTCAGCGGAACATGCACAACTCGTTGATGTAACGAAGTATCTGGAACGAATCGGTGATCACTCAGAAAACATCATAAAAAATATTCAAGAAGCCGTAAAAGCAAATAAGAAACATAATAAAAATTATAACAAAGAAGATAAAGTCTTTTTCGATGAAGACCTTGTCAGATTGTTTGAGCTTGTAGAAGAAAATATTAAAGATGCCATTACATCATTTTCGACGGATAGTTATTCTTTGGCTGGGAAAGTATTGAAACGTGAAAAGGAAGTAAACAAGCTAGAGGATGATATACGTAGCAAATTTATTGAACGCTTGAATAAAGGTATTGGCTTACCATCAGATGGTATTCTATTTGTCGATATCGTTTCAAATCTTGAGAGAATGTCTGACCACTCTACTAAAATCGTTAAACATACTTTAGGTATGCGTTATCCATTCCAAAAACAATCAAAAGTACCAAAACATGGTTACATCAAAGAAGTAACCGATGGAACAGAAATTTCTTAA
- a CDS encoding MFS transporter → MTYTKTEHSWMFYDWAESAFSIIVTTAIFPIYYSSAAELSGVSDGNSTAYLGYTISIFTLIIAVLSPLLGTMADVKGFKKKFFFTFFALGVLGTLSLAIIPDTSWLVLLIGYAVASIGMAGSNVFYDGFLVDITKPERMNRVSSRGFSLGYIGSSIPFMISIGVILLSQNGVFPFSTISATRFAFILTALWWTIFSLPMLKNVHQIHGIERQPKLVKHSFKRLFSTFRQLKQYRAAFLFLIAYMFYIDGVGTIISMSTAYGTDLGLQATDLLIVLFVVQIVAAPFAILYGRLADRFPGKTMIYVAIVVYIGVCTYAFFMSTLIDFWILAMLIATSQGGIQALSRAYFGRIIPSHKANEFFGLYDIFGRFASIIGPTMVATITQLTGKSNYGVFSLILLFVIGFFVLTKVPEEGTTIAVDELSSIN, encoded by the coding sequence ATGACTTATACAAAAACCGAACATAGTTGGATGTTTTATGATTGGGCGGAATCGGCCTTTTCGATTATTGTAACAACCGCTATTTTCCCGATTTACTATAGTAGTGCAGCTGAACTGTCTGGTGTGTCGGACGGAAACTCTACTGCTTATCTTGGATATACAATTTCTATCTTCACTCTGATTATCGCAGTACTGTCGCCGCTTCTTGGAACAATGGCTGATGTCAAAGGATTCAAGAAAAAATTCTTCTTCACATTTTTTGCACTCGGTGTTTTAGGGACACTCAGTCTCGCCATTATTCCTGACACTTCTTGGTTGGTTTTATTGATTGGATATGCCGTAGCCTCGATTGGGATGGCTGGATCTAATGTATTCTATGATGGATTTTTAGTTGATATTACAAAGCCAGAACGTATGAACCGCGTTTCTTCCAGAGGTTTCAGTCTGGGATATATCGGGAGTAGCATTCCTTTTATGATCAGTATCGGCGTCATACTATTGTCTCAAAACGGTGTATTCCCTTTTTCTACTATCAGTGCAACTCGCTTCGCATTTATACTGACCGCTCTTTGGTGGACTATCTTTAGCTTACCGATGCTGAAAAATGTTCATCAAATCCATGGAATCGAAAGACAGCCCAAGCTCGTCAAGCATAGTTTTAAGCGTCTTTTTAGTACTTTTCGTCAACTAAAGCAGTACCGAGCAGCCTTTTTATTTTTGATTGCTTATATGTTTTATATCGATGGTGTGGGAACGATTATCTCAATGTCCACGGCTTATGGAACAGATTTAGGATTGCAAGCAACTGACTTGCTTATCGTATTGTTCGTTGTTCAAATCGTCGCTGCGCCATTTGCTATATTATACGGTCGACTAGCTGACCGTTTCCCTGGTAAAACCATGATTTATGTAGCGATTGTCGTATATATTGGTGTGTGTACCTACGCATTCTTTATGTCTACTTTGATAGACTTCTGGATACTAGCGATGTTGATCGCGACTTCTCAAGGAGGTATACAAGCTTTAAGCCGTGCTTATTTTGGACGAATTATCCCTAGCCATAAGGCTAATGAATTCTTTGGTCTCTATGATATTTTTGGTCGATTTGCTTCTATTATTGGTCCCACGATGGTCGCAACGATCACTCAACTAACCGGTAAATCTAATTACGGGGTCTTTAGTCTCATTTTACTATTCGTTATTGGATTCTTTGTCTTAACCAAAGTTCCTGAAGAAGGCACGACCATTGCTGTAGATGAGTTGTCTTCCATCAATTGA